Part of the Eshraghiella crossota genome is shown below.
ATAACGTTATTGGTATTCTTTAAAGATGCACCAACCCTGTTGAAGAAGGTTGACTATAAGACTTTATTGTTCTTTGTAGGACTCTTTATGGTTGTAGGTGGCCTTGAACAGACGGGTATCCTTGTTAAGATTGCACACTTCATAGAAAAGGTAAGTGGCGGTAATCTTATGGTTATGGTTGCTATTATTATATGGGTATCTGCATTTGCAAGTGCATTTGTTGATAATATACCGTTTGCGGCAACAATGGTTCCCGTAATCAGAAACCTCGCGGCAACAATAGATCCAACGGGAAGTATGGGAGTGCTCCATACACTTGCATGGACATTGTCAATGGGTACTGATATCGGAGGAAGTGCAACTCCGATAGGCGCATCCGCTAATGTTGTAGGTACTTCTGTAGCAGCGAAGAATGGTCACATAATCGGATGGGGTAAGTATTGTAAAGCAGCAGCACCTGCTACTATTATAGTGGTACTTATTTCTATGATTGCGATTTTTATCAGATATTGCTAAAAGGGGGCACATTATGGACAAACAGGTTATTATTGCTATAAGCAGAGAGTACGGCTCAGGCGGACATGAGATAGCTAAGATAATAGCGGATGATATGGGACTTAACCTTTATGACAGAAGTCTGCTTGATGAAATTGCCAGAGAAAAAGATATTAAGATTGAATATCTTGAAAAGTACGACGAAAAACCAAAAAAAACATATCTTTCCAGAAGAGTCGGTGCATATACCAATTCTATAGAAGAAATAATTACCGAAATGCAGTTTGATTTTATAAGAGAAAAGGCTGCAAGCGGAGAGTCTTTTGTTATAGTAGGAAGATGTGCTGAAACCGTTCTTAAGGATAACAAGGGACTTATATCAATATTTGTTGTAGGCGACAAGGAATCTAAGATAGCAAGATTGCAGAGAGTATTTAATATCAGTAAAGAAGAAGCCGAGACTAAAAGAAGAAGACATGATAAGACAAGAAAGAATTATCATAACCGTCATTCTGATTTTAAATGGGGTGATTCAAGAAATTACGATATCTGCATTAACAGCAGCAAACTCGGCGAAGAACTTACCGCAAAGGGTCTTGAGAGATATATAGAAGACAGAATTAATAATATGTAACAAAGTATAAAAGAATTCCAAAAAAAATTTGGAATTCTTTTATTTTATGTGTTGACAAATATATATAGAAGTGATATTTTATGTTTAGAAAAAATATTAGCACTCCAATCTAATGAGTGCTAACAATAAAAGGAGGATATGGTTTATGGAAATGAATGAGAGAAAAATGAAAATTCTCAAAGCAGTTATTCAGAATTACCTTGATACCGGAGAGCCTGTTGGCTCAAGAACCATATCCAAGTATACAGATTTACAGCTTAGTCCGGCGACCATCCGTAATGAGATGTCAGATCTGGAAGAGATGGGTTATATAATCCAGCCTCATACTTCAGCCGGACGAATTCCTTCCGATGCAGGCTACAGATTATATGTAGATGATATGATGAAAGCGAAGGAGCAGGAACTTAATGAAAAGGAAAGTGAGCTTAATAAGCGTGAAGATCTTCTTTTCAAAAAAGTAGACAGAGTCGAAGAAATGCTTCAGAATGTGGCAAAGACACTGGCTGTCAATACTAATTATGCAACAATGGTAGCTGCTCCGGTCAAGAAAGGAAGGACAATTAAATTTATCCAGATATCACAGCTTGAACCGGGTAAGATTCTAGCAGTGCTGGTGCTTGAAGGCAATACAATTAAGAATACAATAATCGAGAATGAAACCGAGTTGGATTCAGAAAGTTGTCTTAAGCTTAATATTTTACTTAATACTTCTGTTAATGGACTTACACTTGAAGAAATTAATCTTTCAATTATATCCAGGATGACAGCCCAGGCAGGAGAATATGGTGTGCTGATTCGTAACATCCTTGACGCAATAGCCGTTACGGCAGGCAGCGAGGAGGACCTTCAGATATATACAAGCGGAGCTACGAATATTTTTAAATATCCGGAGCTTAGCGACAACTCCAAGGCAAGTGAGTTAATATACACACTGGAAGAGAAAAAGACTCTGGCCAATCTTGTGAATGACTCTCTTGAGACAGATGGTGACGGCGACATCAAGGTGTATATCGGTGAGGAGACACCGGTAGCCAGCATGAAGGATTGCAGTGTAGTTACTGCAACATACGAATTAAGTGATGGCGCTAAGGGAACAATTGGTATCATAGG
Proteins encoded:
- a CDS encoding cytidylate kinase-like family protein, translating into MDKQVIIAISREYGSGGHEIAKIIADDMGLNLYDRSLLDEIAREKDIKIEYLEKYDEKPKKTYLSRRVGAYTNSIEEIITEMQFDFIREKAASGESFVIVGRCAETVLKDNKGLISIFVVGDKESKIARLQRVFNISKEEAETKRRRHDKTRKNYHNRHSDFKWGDSRNYDICINSSKLGEELTAKGLERYIEDRINNM
- the hrcA gene encoding heat-inducible transcriptional repressor HrcA produces the protein MEMNERKMKILKAVIQNYLDTGEPVGSRTISKYTDLQLSPATIRNEMSDLEEMGYIIQPHTSAGRIPSDAGYRLYVDDMMKAKEQELNEKESELNKREDLLFKKVDRVEEMLQNVAKTLAVNTNYATMVAAPVKKGRTIKFIQISQLEPGKILAVLVLEGNTIKNTIIENETELDSESCLKLNILLNTSVNGLTLEEINLSIISRMTAQAGEYGVLIRNILDAIAVTAGSEEDLQIYTSGATNIFKYPELSDNSKASELIYTLEEKKTLANLVNDSLETDGDGDIKVYIGEETPVASMKDCSVVTATYELSDGAKGTIGIIGPKRMDYEKVVETMKTIKTQLDDVFKD